Proteins encoded in a region of the Variovorax sp. PAMC 28711 genome:
- a CDS encoding FAD binding domain-containing protein: MYAFTLERPASVADAARLAGAGGKPLAGGQTLLASMKLRLSAPDQLVDLSGVPELSGIQKDAGAITIGAMSRHLEVANSADVKAAYPALADLASRIGDRQVRAMGTLGGSVANNDPAACYPSAVLGSGATVITNKREIAADDFFQGLFTTALEDGELITAIRFPIPQRAVYEKLRQKASHFPLVGVFVAQYDSGVRVAITGAGNGVFRHKGLEEALTKSFTPESAAAVKIESGDLNGDLHASAAYRANLISVLTQRAVKQMLG, translated from the coding sequence ATGTACGCCTTCACACTCGAACGTCCCGCCTCCGTCGCCGACGCCGCCCGGCTGGCCGGCGCGGGCGGCAAGCCGCTGGCCGGCGGACAGACCCTGCTGGCCTCGATGAAGCTGCGCTTGTCGGCGCCCGACCAACTGGTCGACCTGAGTGGTGTGCCGGAACTCAGCGGCATCCAGAAGGATGCCGGCGCTATCACCATCGGCGCCATGTCGCGCCACCTCGAGGTCGCGAACAGCGCCGACGTGAAGGCGGCCTACCCGGCGCTCGCCGACCTGGCCTCGCGCATCGGCGACCGCCAGGTGCGCGCCATGGGCACGCTCGGCGGCTCCGTCGCCAACAACGACCCGGCCGCCTGCTACCCGAGCGCGGTGTTGGGCTCCGGCGCAACCGTGATCACCAACAAGCGCGAGATCGCAGCAGACGATTTCTTCCAGGGCCTGTTCACCACCGCGCTGGAAGACGGCGAACTGATCACCGCGATCCGCTTCCCGATCCCCCAACGCGCCGTCTACGAAAAGCTGCGGCAGAAGGCCTCGCACTTTCCGCTCGTCGGCGTGTTCGTCGCGCAGTACGACAGCGGCGTGCGCGTCGCGATCACCGGCGCCGGCAACGGCGTGTTCCGGCACAAGGGCCTGGAAGAGGCGCTCACGAAGAGCTTCACGCCCGAGTCGGCGGCCGCGGTCAAGATCGAATCCGGCGACCTGAACGGAGACTTGCATGCGTCGGCGGCGTACCGCGCCAACCTCATCAGCGTGCTCACGCAACGCGCTGTCAAGCAGATGCTCGGCTAA
- a CDS encoding DUF3297 family protein yields MDTSSAPPLPDHLSIDPRSPHHVAAVFEHDIGIRFNGKDRLDVEEYCVSEGWVKVPAGKTLDRKGKPLLIKIKGKVEAFYR; encoded by the coding sequence ATGGACACTTCATCCGCGCCGCCGCTGCCCGATCACCTGTCGATCGATCCGCGCAGCCCGCACCATGTGGCTGCCGTTTTCGAGCACGACATCGGCATCCGCTTCAACGGCAAAGACCGGCTCGACGTGGAGGAATACTGCGTGAGCGAAGGCTGGGTCAAGGTGCCTGCAGGCAAGACGCTCGATCGCAAGGGCAAGCCGCTGTTGATCAAGATCAAGGGCAAAGTCGAGGCGTTTTACCGTTAG
- a CDS encoding ABC transporter ATP-binding protein produces MTPPSPSLDIHIQLALHSPGRDFKLDAQFMSSARRTALIGPSGSGKSTLLKAVAGLVPGARGHVRVGAEALLDSARQVDLPARERGIGFVFQDYALFPHMTVFQNLMFGVHRLGTRATDAERQRVAALLEQFDLLVLRDARPRHLSGGQRQRVALARALAPQPRLLLLDEPLSALDIPLRERLRSELAEMLDRVQVPVLLVTHDPQDVSALTQAAIHLDHGRVVPPAIA; encoded by the coding sequence ATGACGCCGCCCTCGCCTTCGCTTGACATCCACATCCAGCTCGCGCTGCATTCGCCGGGGCGTGACTTCAAGCTCGATGCGCAGTTCATGTCGAGCGCACGCCGCACCGCGCTGATCGGCCCGTCCGGCTCGGGCAAATCGACCTTGCTCAAGGCCGTGGCCGGCCTGGTGCCCGGCGCGCGCGGCCATGTGCGCGTCGGCGCCGAAGCACTGCTTGACAGCGCGCGCCAGGTCGACTTGCCCGCACGCGAACGTGGCATCGGTTTCGTGTTCCAGGACTACGCGTTGTTCCCGCACATGACGGTGTTTCAGAACCTGATGTTTGGCGTGCATCGCCTCGGCACCCGCGCGACCGACGCCGAGCGTCAGCGCGTGGCTGCCTTGCTCGAACAGTTCGATCTGCTCGTGCTGCGAGACGCGCGGCCGCGCCACCTTTCCGGCGGCCAGCGTCAGCGCGTGGCACTGGCCCGCGCACTCGCACCGCAGCCGCGCCTGCTGCTGCTAGACGAGCCGCTCTCGGCACTCGACATTCCGCTGCGCGAGCGCCTGCGCAGCGAACTCGCCGAGATGCTGGACCGCGTGCAGGTTCCAGTGCTGCTGGTCACGCACGATCCACAGGATGTCAGTGCGCTGACGCAGGCAGCGATCCATCTCGACCACGGCCGCGTCGTCCCTCCAGCGATCGCCTGA
- a CDS encoding IS5 family transposase, translating into MKQISLGASGFELSSKRTRKRDFLDEMNLVVPWAELVGLIQPHAPAGKTGRPPFAVETLLRIHFMQQWFTLSDPAMEEALYDVPLYCEFARLDPGMSRLPDESTILRFRHLLEAHGLALQIMATVNAMLTQRGLLLKSGTAVDATLIAAPSSTKNKDGLRDPEMHQTKKGNQWHFGMKAHIGVDADSGLVHTVIGTAANVNDVTQANALLHGQESSVHGDAGYQGAHKRLDARQDLTWHIAMRPGKRRMLDRTAEIDALIDKVEQLKASVRARVEHPFRVIKRQFGHVKVRYRGLAKNTAQLHTLFALSNLWMARGKLMQGAQG; encoded by the coding sequence ATGAAGCAAATCAGCCTTGGCGCCAGCGGGTTCGAACTCTCCAGCAAGAGAACGCGCAAGCGCGACTTTCTCGACGAGATGAACCTGGTGGTGCCTTGGGCCGAGCTGGTCGGGCTGATCCAACCCCACGCACCCGCTGGCAAGACCGGCAGACCTCCCTTTGCCGTGGAAACCCTGCTGCGCATCCACTTCATGCAGCAATGGTTCACCTTGTCGGACCCGGCCATGGAAGAAGCCTTGTACGACGTGCCCCTCTACTGCGAGTTTGCGCGGCTCGATCCCGGCATGAGCCGCCTGCCCGACGAGAGCACCATCCTCAGATTTCGTCACCTGCTTGAAGCCCACGGCCTGGCCTTGCAGATCATGGCGACGGTCAACGCCATGCTCACCCAGCGCGGCCTCTTGCTCAAGAGTGGCACCGCCGTCGATGCCACCCTCATTGCCGCACCGAGCTCCACCAAGAACAAGGACGGCTTGCGCGACCCCGAGATGCACCAGACCAAGAAGGGCAACCAATGGCACTTCGGGATGAAGGCGCACATCGGTGTGGATGCCGACTCTGGCCTGGTGCACACGGTGATCGGCACGGCGGCCAATGTGAACGACGTGACCCAGGCCAACGCATTGCTGCACGGGCAGGAGTCGTCGGTTCACGGGGATGCGGGCTACCAGGGAGCGCACAAGCGTCTTGATGCCCGGCAAGACCTGACCTGGCACATCGCCATGCGACCGGGCAAGCGAAGGATGCTGGACAGGACAGCCGAGATCGACGCGCTGATCGACAAGGTCGAGCAGCTCAAGGCCAGCGTGCGCGCCAGGGTGGAGCACCCGTTTCGGGTGATCAAGCGGCAGTTCGGCCATGTGAAGGTGCGATACCGGGGGCTGGCCAAGAACACGGCGCAATTGCACACGCTGTTCGCGTTGAGCAATCTGTGGATGGCCAGGGGCAAGCTGATGCAGGGCGCACAGGGATGA
- a CDS encoding TOBE domain-containing protein, which yields MTAPRFGDALGHGMSDKRIDILRGIGRTGSISQAARDAAISYKAAWQAIATLTNLAGVPLVRRAVGGAGGGGATLTPDGRQLLELADAHDLARRAVQARAGGAATAVASLSIRTSMRNQLPAMVQALEVTGRVSRVHLMLPGGEHMTARITQESSELLGLATGMVALALCKATAVQIERAEVVEKRPRRRGNHLVGTVTKVTRGENGDEIVVALAGAQQLVGFAASSSGLRTRQRVAASVDEAAVVVALPG from the coding sequence ATGACAGCACCCCGTTTTGGCGACGCGCTCGGCCATGGCATGAGCGACAAGCGCATCGACATCCTGCGCGGCATCGGCCGCACGGGCAGCATCTCGCAAGCCGCACGTGACGCGGCGATCAGCTACAAGGCGGCGTGGCAGGCGATCGCCACGCTGACCAATCTGGCCGGCGTGCCGCTCGTTCGGCGGGCGGTGGGTGGCGCGGGCGGCGGCGGAGCGACGCTCACGCCCGACGGCCGTCAGCTGCTCGAACTGGCCGACGCGCACGACCTGGCGCGTCGCGCGGTGCAGGCGCGCGCTGGCGGAGCGGCCACGGCGGTGGCGAGCCTCTCGATCCGCACCAGCATGCGCAACCAGCTGCCGGCGATGGTGCAGGCCCTGGAGGTGACCGGCCGCGTCTCGCGCGTGCACCTCATGCTGCCCGGCGGCGAGCACATGACCGCCCGCATCACGCAGGAAAGCTCGGAGCTGCTGGGTCTTGCAACTGGCATGGTGGCCCTCGCACTCTGCAAGGCGACGGCCGTGCAGATCGAGCGGGCCGAGGTTGTCGAGAAGCGGCCCCGGCGACGCGGCAATCATCTGGTGGGCACGGTGACCAAGGTGACGCGCGGCGAGAACGGCGACGAAATCGTCGTCGCGCTGGCAGGGGCGCAGCAACTCGTCGGCTTCGCGGCCAGCAGCAGCGGCTTGCGCACGCGGCAGCGCGTGGCTGCGAGCGTGGACGAAGCGGCGGTGGTGGTGGCACTGCCGGGCTGA
- a CDS encoding helix-turn-helix domain-containing protein, with product MLSPSPLLPPIPPERSAVIAQARRALLDHDSAASAAPMRIEPFITRSWQRCLSAGRQPRQRIAFDAVSVAEAKRAALNSHDLVTAARPVLDRLARAIAATRYFAILTDARGVVVDVRGLPANAERPAVDIARIGVDLSERAVGTTAIGAALAELQPVWLHRGEHFFDDTRHYSCAGAPLFGPDGRCVGMLDLTGVNVVERPELKHLAALSVRSIENALVLQRPHALLVRLNWPGYGGSAESEGLLGLDEEGHVTGSNAAAREMLQPALAGPATSARLHASDLFALPWTMLWDAARRGDGAVLEVPLWSGLRLQARPQMAREGASDPETTAMRPPPRLRDVETALIRKAVDEARGNVAEAARVLGISRATVYRKLARGGRN from the coding sequence ATGCTGTCGCCCTCCCCCCTCTTGCCGCCGATCCCGCCCGAACGCAGCGCCGTGATCGCACAGGCGCGTCGCGCGCTGCTCGACCACGACAGCGCCGCCAGCGCGGCGCCCATGCGCATCGAACCTTTCATCACCCGCTCCTGGCAACGCTGCCTGTCGGCGGGCCGCCAGCCCCGACAGCGCATTGCGTTCGATGCGGTGTCGGTGGCGGAGGCAAAGCGTGCGGCCCTGAACAGCCATGACCTGGTCACCGCAGCCCGCCCAGTGCTCGACCGGCTGGCGCGCGCCATTGCGGCGACCCGTTATTTCGCGATCCTGACCGACGCGCGCGGCGTCGTGGTCGATGTTCGCGGCCTGCCGGCGAATGCCGAACGGCCTGCCGTGGACATTGCGCGCATCGGCGTCGATCTGTCGGAGCGTGCCGTCGGCACCACCGCCATCGGCGCGGCGCTGGCCGAATTGCAGCCGGTGTGGCTGCACCGCGGCGAACATTTCTTCGACGACACCCGCCACTACAGCTGCGCCGGTGCGCCGCTGTTCGGGCCCGATGGCCGCTGCGTCGGCATGCTGGACCTGACCGGCGTCAACGTGGTCGAACGGCCCGAGCTCAAGCACCTGGCGGCGCTGTCGGTCCGCAGCATCGAAAACGCGCTGGTGCTGCAGCGGCCACACGCGCTGCTGGTGCGCCTGAACTGGCCCGGCTATGGCGGCAGTGCCGAGTCCGAAGGCCTGCTCGGCCTGGACGAGGAAGGCCACGTCACGGGCAGCAACGCTGCGGCACGGGAGATGCTGCAGCCCGCGCTGGCCGGGCCGGCGACCTCGGCACGCCTGCATGCGAGCGACCTGTTCGCGTTGCCGTGGACGATGCTGTGGGACGCTGCGAGACGCGGTGATGGCGCCGTGCTCGAAGTGCCGCTTTGGTCAGGTCTCAGGCTGCAGGCCAGGCCACAGATGGCGCGCGAAGGCGCAAGCGACCCCGAGACTACGGCGATGCGTCCGCCGCCTCGCTTGCGCGACGTCGAGACCGCGCTGATCCGCAAGGCGGTCGACGAGGCACGCGGCAACGTCGCCGAAGCGGCGCGCGTGCTCGGCATCAGCCGGGCGACGGTGTATCGCAAGCTGGCGCGCGGTGGCCGCAACTAA
- a CDS encoding AAA family ATPase, with product MTFPSIDAVVEGLRQAGYHADRRLATAVFLALKLQRPLLLEGEPGVGKTELAKALSRALQRELLRLQCYDGLEQREALYEWNYAAQLLHMRAAEASGSASDVEAEVYQPHYLIRRPLLQALQTPAPGAVLLIDEVDRADEPFEAFLLEYLGEYQVSIPELGTVRAIVPPITLLTSNRTRELNDAVKRRCLYHWLDYPDRDRELTIVRSQVPEAGEALSAQVAAFVGKLRSAPFAGTFQRAPGIAESVEWARALVALDTLELDPEVVVDTAGILFKQRDDVAALTQALATELLQPEEAAAP from the coding sequence ATGACCTTTCCCTCTATCGATGCCGTGGTCGAAGGCCTGCGGCAAGCGGGCTATCACGCCGACCGGCGCCTGGCCACGGCCGTGTTCCTCGCGCTGAAGTTGCAGCGCCCGTTGCTTCTCGAAGGCGAACCCGGCGTCGGCAAGACCGAGCTGGCCAAGGCGCTCTCGCGCGCCTTGCAGCGCGAGCTGCTGCGCCTCCAGTGCTACGACGGGCTGGAGCAGCGCGAAGCGCTCTACGAGTGGAACTACGCCGCCCAATTGCTGCACATGCGTGCGGCCGAGGCGAGCGGGTCGGCAAGCGACGTCGAGGCCGAGGTCTACCAGCCGCATTACCTGATCCGCCGCCCGCTGCTGCAGGCCTTGCAGACGCCCGCGCCCGGCGCCGTGCTGCTGATCGACGAAGTCGATCGGGCCGACGAGCCGTTCGAGGCCTTCCTGCTCGAGTATCTCGGCGAGTACCAGGTGAGCATTCCGGAGCTCGGCACCGTGCGCGCCATCGTGCCGCCGATCACGCTGCTCACCAGCAACCGCACGCGCGAGCTCAACGATGCGGTCAAGCGCCGCTGTCTCTATCACTGGCTCGACTACCCGGACCGGGACCGCGAACTGACGATCGTGCGCAGCCAAGTGCCCGAGGCGGGCGAGGCTCTGTCCGCGCAGGTGGCGGCGTTCGTCGGCAAGTTGCGCAGCGCGCCGTTCGCCGGCACGTTCCAGCGCGCGCCGGGTATCGCCGAAAGCGTCGAGTGGGCGCGGGCGCTGGTCGCGCTCGACACGCTCGAGCTCGATCCGGAAGTGGTGGTCGACACCGCCGGCATCCTCTTCAAGCAGCGCGACGACGTGGCCGCGCTCACGCAGGCGCTGGCCACCGAACTGCTGCAACCCGAGGAAGCGGCTGCGCCGTGA
- the modB gene encoding molybdate ABC transporter permease subunit, giving the protein MLTPLWLTLKVALLATLLAGAVGIALGWWMSRRRFAGKDVVDAVLLLPMVLPPTVIGYYLIVLIGRNGVFGQYLDRWFGINLIFTWQGAVIAASVVSLPLIYKAARAAFEEVDGQFASAARTLGAGEAEVFWRIALPLAVRGIAAGLMLAFARAMGEFGATLMIAGNLPGKTQTLSIAVYEAVQAGNDKLALELTAVISVVCVVVLVVSGRLLQARH; this is encoded by the coding sequence TTGCTCACGCCGCTCTGGCTCACGCTCAAGGTCGCGTTGCTCGCCACGTTGTTGGCGGGGGCGGTCGGCATCGCGCTGGGCTGGTGGATGTCGCGCCGGCGTTTCGCCGGCAAGGACGTGGTCGATGCGGTGTTGCTGTTGCCGATGGTGCTGCCGCCCACGGTGATCGGCTATTACCTCATCGTGCTGATCGGCCGCAACGGCGTGTTCGGCCAGTACCTCGATCGCTGGTTCGGCATCAACCTCATCTTCACCTGGCAGGGCGCGGTGATCGCGGCGTCGGTCGTGTCGCTCCCACTCATCTACAAGGCGGCACGCGCGGCCTTCGAAGAAGTCGACGGCCAGTTCGCGAGCGCGGCACGCACGCTCGGCGCGGGCGAGGCGGAGGTGTTCTGGCGCATCGCGCTGCCGCTCGCGGTGCGCGGCATCGCGGCCGGGCTGATGCTCGCCTTCGCGCGCGCGATGGGCGAGTTCGGCGCGACGTTGATGATTGCGGGCAACCTGCCTGGCAAGACCCAGACGCTGTCGATCGCCGTCTACGAAGCGGTGCAGGCAGGCAACGACAAGCTCGCACTCGAACTCACCGCGGTGATCTCGGTCGTGTGCGTCGTGGTGTTGGTGGTGTCGGGCCGTCTGCTGCAGGCCAGGCACTGA
- the modA gene encoding molybdate ABC transporter substrate-binding protein, which yields MPRSPKWLRSAAVVTAFSLSGAALHAQELVVSAAASLTNAFQAVGKAFEQSKPGAKVTFNFAASGPLLAQIQQGAPVDVFASADQETMTRAATARLLDDATRVDFAQNTLVLIVPAAAAQTPKRLSDLTGPSYARISTGTPATVPVGRYTVGAIELAGLTATLQPKWIYGESVRQVLNYVARGEVDAGFVYRTDALIEPDKARIALTVPTTTPVSYPIAQIATSKNPALAKDFIAFVRSVPGQEVLQRFGFSKP from the coding sequence ATGCCGAGATCTCCCAAATGGCTGCGTTCGGCGGCCGTCGTGACAGCCTTTTCCCTCAGTGGTGCTGCGCTGCATGCGCAGGAACTGGTGGTGTCGGCCGCAGCCAGCCTGACCAACGCCTTCCAGGCCGTTGGGAAGGCTTTCGAGCAGAGCAAGCCGGGCGCCAAGGTCACCTTCAATTTCGCCGCTTCAGGCCCGCTTCTCGCTCAGATCCAGCAAGGCGCGCCGGTCGACGTATTCGCCTCGGCCGACCAGGAAACCATGACCCGTGCGGCCACCGCCAGGCTGCTCGACGACGCGACCCGCGTCGACTTCGCGCAGAACACACTGGTCCTGATCGTGCCTGCCGCCGCCGCGCAGACACCCAAGCGGCTGAGTGACCTGACGGGCCCGAGCTACGCCCGCATTTCCACGGGCACACCGGCCACCGTGCCGGTCGGCCGCTACACGGTCGGTGCGATCGAACTGGCAGGTCTCACTGCAACGCTGCAGCCGAAATGGATCTATGGCGAGAGCGTGCGCCAAGTGCTCAATTACGTGGCCCGCGGCGAGGTCGACGCCGGCTTCGTGTACCGCACCGACGCGTTGATCGAACCTGACAAGGCCCGCATCGCGCTGACTGTCCCGACCACCACACCCGTGAGCTACCCGATCGCGCAGATCGCCACGAGCAAGAACCCGGCGCTGGCGAAGGACTTCATCGCCTTTGTGCGCAGCGTGCCGGGCCAGGAAGTGCTCCAACGCTTCGGCTTCTCCAAGCCCTGA
- a CDS encoding xanthine dehydrogenase family protein molybdopterin-binding subunit, with protein sequence MGAPDFATLPHIGESIRRKEDYRFLTGAGNYTDDITMGNQAHCIFVRSPHAHATVKSVDIAEAMKMPGVVGIFSGKDIEGKMGGLPCGWLINNPDGTPMKEPLHPILAINKVRYVGDHVAMVVAETVEQAKNAAEAVVVDYDVHPALVSVGDAAKKASGVTIHDEAPDNQCYKWTLGDKAAVDSVFSTAAHVTQLDLINNRLIPNAMEARVAIGNYSRATEEYVLYVSNQNPHVERLLMTAFVLGLPEHKVRVIAPDVGGGFGSKIYLYAEDVCLTWAAKQLNRSIKWTGDRSEAFLSDAHGRDHVSHAEMAMDQDGKFLAMRVHTDANLGAYLSTFSTAIPTILYATLLAGQYATPQIYVEVDAWFTNTAPVDAYRGAGRPEATYLVERLVTRCGWEMNLAQDEIRRRNFITSFPYQTPVALQYDTGDFPALLARANELAEVSGLEARKAESAKNGKLRGIGYSSYIEACGLAPSNVAGALGARAGLFEAGEVRVHPTGSVTVFTGSHSHGQGHETTFAQVVAARLGIPVENIDIVHGDTGRVPFGMGTYGSRSLSVGGTAIMKALDKIETKAKKIAAHLMEASDADIEFANGEFTVKGTDKKIPFAQVALTAYVPHNYPLDKLEPGLNETAFYDPTNFTYPAGTHICEVEIDRQTGEVTIDRFTAVDDFGTIINPMIVEGQVHGGLVQGIGQALMENCVYDNETGQLLTGSFMDYAMPRASDFPMFKLDTLSTPCTHNPLGSKGCGEAGAIGSPPAVINAVLDALAPLGVKDFDMPASPHRVWEAMNKGRTTPTQQPQIPSLAASTQGRPVA encoded by the coding sequence ATGGGCGCCCCCGACTTCGCAACGCTGCCACATATCGGCGAATCGATCCGCCGCAAGGAGGACTACCGCTTCCTGACCGGCGCCGGCAACTACACCGACGACATCACGATGGGCAACCAGGCCCATTGCATCTTCGTGCGCTCGCCGCACGCGCACGCCACGGTCAAGTCCGTCGACATCGCCGAAGCCATGAAGATGCCCGGCGTCGTCGGCATCTTCAGCGGCAAGGACATCGAAGGAAAGATGGGCGGGTTGCCCTGCGGCTGGCTCATCAACAACCCCGACGGCACACCGATGAAGGAGCCGCTGCACCCGATCCTCGCGATCAACAAGGTGCGCTACGTCGGCGACCACGTCGCGATGGTCGTGGCCGAGACGGTCGAACAGGCGAAGAACGCAGCCGAAGCGGTGGTCGTCGATTACGACGTGCACCCGGCGCTGGTGAGCGTGGGCGACGCTGCGAAAAAGGCCAGCGGCGTCACCATCCACGACGAGGCGCCTGACAACCAGTGCTACAAGTGGACGCTGGGCGACAAGGCCGCGGTCGACTCGGTTTTCTCGACGGCCGCGCACGTCACCCAGCTCGACCTGATCAACAACCGCCTCATCCCGAACGCGATGGAAGCGCGCGTCGCGATCGGCAACTACAGCCGGGCGACCGAGGAATACGTGCTGTACGTGTCGAACCAGAACCCGCACGTGGAGCGCCTGCTCATGACGGCCTTCGTGCTCGGCCTGCCCGAGCACAAGGTGCGCGTCATCGCCCCCGACGTCGGCGGCGGCTTCGGCTCGAAGATCTACCTCTATGCCGAAGATGTGTGCCTCACCTGGGCCGCCAAGCAGCTCAACCGCAGCATCAAATGGACGGGCGACCGCTCCGAAGCCTTCCTGAGCGACGCGCACGGCCGCGACCATGTGAGCCACGCCGAAATGGCGATGGACCAAGATGGCAAGTTCCTCGCGATGCGCGTGCACACCGATGCGAATCTTGGTGCCTACCTGTCGACCTTCTCGACCGCGATCCCGACCATCCTCTACGCCACGCTGCTCGCCGGCCAATACGCCACGCCGCAGATCTACGTGGAGGTCGACGCGTGGTTCACCAACACCGCGCCGGTCGATGCCTATCGCGGCGCGGGTCGCCCTGAAGCGACCTATCTCGTCGAACGACTCGTCACGCGCTGCGGCTGGGAGATGAACCTCGCGCAGGACGAGATCCGCCGGCGCAACTTCATCACCAGCTTCCCGTACCAGACGCCCGTCGCGCTGCAGTACGACACCGGCGATTTCCCGGCGCTGCTCGCGCGAGCCAACGAACTCGCCGAAGTGTCGGGGCTCGAAGCGCGCAAGGCCGAGAGTGCGAAGAACGGAAAGTTGCGCGGCATCGGCTACTCCAGCTACATCGAGGCTTGCGGCCTGGCGCCGTCGAACGTGGCGGGCGCACTCGGTGCGCGCGCGGGTCTGTTCGAAGCGGGCGAGGTGCGGGTGCACCCGACTGGCAGCGTCACGGTGTTCACCGGCTCGCACAGCCACGGACAGGGCCACGAGACGACGTTCGCGCAGGTGGTGGCGGCACGCCTGGGCATTCCGGTCGAGAACATCGACATCGTGCACGGCGACACGGGGCGCGTGCCGTTCGGCATGGGCACCTACGGCTCGCGCTCGCTGTCGGTCGGCGGCACCGCGATCATGAAAGCGCTCGACAAAATCGAGACCAAGGCCAAGAAGATCGCGGCGCATCTGATGGAGGCCAGCGATGCCGACATCGAGTTCGCCAACGGCGAATTCACCGTCAAAGGCACCGATAAGAAGATACCGTTCGCGCAGGTGGCGCTCACCGCTTACGTGCCGCACAACTATCCGCTCGACAAGCTGGAGCCCGGCTTGAACGAAACGGCGTTCTACGACCCGACCAACTTCACCTACCCGGCCGGCACGCACATCTGCGAGGTCGAGATCGACAGGCAGACCGGCGAGGTCACGATCGACCGCTTCACCGCGGTGGACGACTTCGGCACCATCATCAATCCGATGATTGTCGAGGGGCAGGTGCATGGCGGCCTGGTGCAGGGCATCGGCCAGGCGTTGATGGAAAACTGCGTGTACGACAACGAGACCGGCCAGCTGCTCACGGGCAGCTTCATGGACTATGCGATGCCGCGCGCATCGGACTTCCCCATGTTCAAGCTCGATACGCTGAGCACACCGTGCACCCACAACCCGCTCGGCTCCAAGGGCTGCGGCGAAGCGGGTGCGATCGGTTCACCGCCGGCCGTGATCAACGCGGTGCTCGACGCGCTCGCGCCGCTCGGCGTGAAAGACTTCGACATGCCCGCGTCCCCGCACCGCGTATGGGAAGCCATGAACAAGGGCCGCACCACGCCGACGCAGCAGCCCCAGATCCCGTCGCTCGCCGCGAGCACGCAAGGCCGTCCGGTCGCCTGA
- a CDS encoding (2Fe-2S)-binding protein — protein sequence MQVQLTVNGRDVTVDAPPNTFLVHAIREHLHLTGTHVGCDTAQCGACTVHVNGRAIKSCNVLVAQVAGAEVTTIEGIAEADGTMHPMQAAFKECHGLQCGFCTPGMVMSAIDLCTYHPGSSETEIRALLDGNICRCTGYQNIVKSVQMGGEAMLAAPAKSAVTA from the coding sequence ATGCAGGTCCAGCTCACGGTCAACGGCCGCGACGTCACGGTCGACGCGCCGCCCAACACCTTCCTCGTGCACGCGATCCGCGAGCACCTCCACCTCACGGGAACCCACGTCGGCTGCGACACCGCCCAGTGCGGCGCCTGCACTGTCCATGTGAACGGGCGCGCGATCAAGTCATGCAACGTACTGGTGGCCCAGGTCGCCGGCGCCGAGGTGACGACCATCGAGGGCATCGCAGAGGCCGACGGCACCATGCACCCGATGCAGGCCGCCTTCAAGGAGTGCCACGGGTTGCAATGCGGCTTCTGCACCCCGGGCATGGTGATGAGCGCCATCGACTTGTGCACCTACCACCCCGGGTCGAGCGAGACCGAAATCCGCGCGCTGCTCGACGGCAACATCTGCCGCTGCACGGGCTACCAGAACATCGTCAAGTCCGTGCAGATGGGCGGTGAAGCAATGCTGGCCGCACCGGCCAAGTCGGCCGTCACGGCCTGA
- a CDS encoding TOBE domain-containing protein — protein sequence MATSLGQTSTQIDIAGAVQRPLQLNAAALAALPAADILSVVQTRGAAGSETKSTVRGVRLTALVEQAGLVLRDHNDWKKRVVIDTASDGYRALFSWPELKNTPVGDGALVLFERDGQPLDEREGRIALVSTIDRQPGPRRVRNLVRVEVRSNRLINSSSKENTHENQRPQHAPRHRRLDRGRPVTTEVTLKIAPKVQIVASITTTSADALKLLEGGPAYGLIKASSVMIGTD from the coding sequence ATGGCCACATCGCTCGGCCAGACCAGCACGCAGATCGACATCGCGGGGGCGGTGCAACGTCCGCTGCAATTGAACGCCGCCGCGCTCGCCGCCTTACCAGCGGCCGATATCCTCAGCGTCGTGCAGACACGCGGCGCCGCCGGCAGCGAAACGAAGAGCACGGTGCGGGGCGTGAGATTGACCGCACTCGTCGAGCAGGCCGGCCTCGTGCTTCGCGACCACAACGACTGGAAGAAGCGGGTCGTCATTGACACGGCAAGCGATGGCTACCGCGCCCTCTTCTCCTGGCCAGAACTCAAGAACACGCCTGTCGGCGACGGCGCGCTGGTGCTGTTCGAGCGCGACGGCCAGCCACTCGACGAGCGCGAAGGCCGCATCGCGCTCGTGTCCACCATCGATCGCCAACCCGGCCCGCGCCGAGTGCGGAATCTCGTGCGCGTCGAGGTCCGCTCCAATCGATTGATCAACTCGTCTTCAAAGGAGAACACCCATGAAAATCAGCGCCCGCAACATGCTCCCCGGCACCGTCGTCTCGATCGCGGGCGGCCCGTCACGACCGAGGTCACGCTCAAGATCGCACCGAAGGTGCAGATCGTGGCAAGCATCACCACCACGTCGGCCGATGCGCTGAAACTGCTCGAGGGCGGTCCGGCCTACGGATTGATCAAGGCATCGAGCGTGATGATCGGGACGGACTGA